The Bacteroidota bacterium genome has a segment encoding these proteins:
- a CDS encoding DUF1440 domain-containing protein: MSPLWKGAAAGLVGGLAGAWAKSKTEPVLQVVGEDFFPPTYDEKQLPGADISGHPERMPPALLVARLTGGRISQTQTLAAQSRIHYVFGTGAGVAYGVLAEVAPVVGIGYGLPAALALWAGTHGTMLPALGLQARPADLPTSAHVWEVGSHLVFGLTADLVRRAVRRAL; this comes from the coding sequence ATGTCACCTCTCTGGAAAGGGGCCGCCGCCGGCTTGGTCGGTGGCCTGGCCGGGGCCTGGGCCAAGAGTAAAACGGAGCCTGTGCTCCAGGTGGTGGGCGAAGACTTCTTCCCCCCGACGTACGACGAAAAGCAGCTTCCCGGAGCCGACATCTCGGGCCACCCGGAGCGGATGCCGCCCGCGCTCCTCGTGGCGCGGCTCACCGGCGGCCGGATCAGCCAAACCCAGACGCTCGCAGCGCAATCGCGCATCCACTACGTCTTCGGGACTGGTGCGGGGGTGGCCTACGGCGTGCTGGCCGAGGTCGCGCCGGTCGTCGGGATCGGGTACGGGCTGCCGGCGGCGCTCGCGCTCTGGGCGGGGACGCACGGGACGATGCTGCCGGCGCTCGGCCTCCAGGCGCGGCCTGCCGACCTGCCCACGTCGGCGCATGTGTGGGAGGTCGGGTCCCATCTCGTTTTCGGTCTCACAGCGGACCTCGTGCGCCGGGCCGTCCGCCGGGCGCTCTGA